In Bacteroidota bacterium, a single window of DNA contains:
- a CDS encoding tetratricopeptide repeat protein — MRFSRVIILLILTTFLNFGANAQIRSNFLQYGNIELRNGNYLQAIVYLNQAIQLESNSYFAYYLRGISKFNLDDISGAEMDYTTAINLLPYYAEFFHNRAIARSVLLRYDEAFQDYTKALKIDSTDASIYFSRAKTYMNIDKYDEAIKDCDRAISLKYNHESIYILRGSAKAGGKYYEEAIKDLNLVLEYNPEYIMGYIQRGKVWIELEKPDSAIADFNFVLARDTNNSYAYFSRSLANIKKKDDKAALADLDHVLRISPRNSYALFNKAIIKINNQDLRGAIEELDKVIKINPKNITSYFYRGKLKSDLKDYAGALEDFNKTVEIHPEFSNGYMERSMIKNRMGLFDEAKKDNDKAIKLGNLTDLETNNLTPEKIAYLNSLVHLRADFTEIKDSKNMPQYQYFDIDMLPLFQKSIDDTPALKEKIYDAYQKPVYDESLISLTNSPVQPNVSEISVKIEELTNLINTSPGQSSNYLNRANLYAAIQNFNDAFRDYDAAIEKNPSNLLAYFSRANSNYLLTELIKSIGYKQQAITISQEQKEPEKKEDNSNNEYLVKALNDYKKVLRLDPNFAYAYYNSGYVNCIMGDYKNAVDDFTYAIQRNNTFAEAYYNRGLILIFQNENKIGCLDLSKAGELGIPNAYSVMKRYCHQ, encoded by the coding sequence ATGAGATTTTCTCGGGTTATTATTCTCCTTATACTAACAACTTTTTTAAATTTTGGGGCAAATGCACAAATTCGTTCCAATTTTTTGCAGTACGGTAATATCGAACTCCGAAACGGGAACTATCTTCAAGCAATTGTATACCTGAATCAGGCCATTCAACTTGAATCAAATTCATACTTCGCTTATTATTTGAGGGGGATTTCAAAATTCAATCTGGATGATATTTCAGGCGCAGAAATGGATTATACCACTGCCATTAACCTGCTCCCCTATTATGCTGAATTTTTCCATAACAGGGCAATTGCACGCTCTGTTTTATTAAGGTATGACGAGGCTTTTCAGGATTACACAAAAGCTTTAAAAATTGATTCCACCGACGCTTCCATCTATTTTAGCAGGGCCAAAACCTATATGAATATCGATAAATACGATGAGGCCATTAAAGATTGTGATAGGGCCATTTCACTAAAATACAATCATGAAAGTATCTATATCTTAAGGGGGAGTGCAAAAGCCGGAGGGAAATATTACGAGGAGGCAATTAAAGATTTGAATCTGGTTTTAGAATATAATCCTGAATATATTATGGGATATATACAAAGAGGTAAAGTATGGATTGAACTCGAAAAGCCTGATTCGGCAATTGCAGATTTCAATTTTGTATTAGCCAGAGACACCAATAATTCGTATGCGTATTTTAGTCGGTCTCTCGCAAATATAAAAAAGAAGGATGATAAGGCTGCCCTTGCTGATTTGGATCATGTGCTGCGGATTTCGCCCCGAAATTCCTATGCTTTATTTAACAAGGCTATTATTAAGATCAACAATCAGGATTTACGCGGTGCAATAGAAGAACTGGATAAAGTAATTAAAATAAACCCAAAGAATATTACAAGTTATTTTTATCGGGGTAAATTAAAATCCGATTTAAAAGATTATGCCGGTGCACTTGAAGATTTCAATAAAACCGTGGAGATTCATCCGGAATTTTCAAACGGGTATATGGAGCGATCGATGATCAAAAACAGGATGGGATTGTTTGATGAGGCAAAGAAAGACAACGACAAAGCTATAAAATTAGGCAACCTGACTGATTTGGAAACGAACAATCTGACACCGGAAAAAATTGCCTATCTGAATAGTTTGGTTCATTTACGTGCCGATTTTACTGAAATTAAGGATAGCAAAAACATGCCCCAATATCAGTATTTCGACATTGATATGTTGCCCTTATTCCAAAAATCAATTGATGATACTCCTGCTTTAAAAGAAAAAATTTATGATGCATATCAGAAACCGGTTTATGATGAATCTTTAATTTCATTGACAAATAGCCCGGTGCAACCAAATGTTTCTGAAATTTCAGTTAAAATTGAGGAACTTACTAACCTGATTAATACAAGTCCTGGGCAATCATCAAATTATTTAAACAGGGCAAACCTGTATGCAGCAATTCAAAATTTCAATGATGCATTTCGCGATTATGATGCTGCCATTGAAAAAAACCCCTCTAATCTCCTTGCCTATTTTAGTCGTGCCAACAGCAATTATTTATTGACTGAACTAATAAAATCAATTGGTTACAAACAACAAGCGATAACTATTAGTCAGGAACAAAAAGAACCTGAAAAGAAAGAGGATAATTCGAATAATGAATACTTGGTTAAAGCTTTAAATGATTATAAAAAGGTATTAAGGTTGGATCCAAACTTTGCTTATGCCTATTATAATAGTGGATATGTAAATTGTATTATGGGCGATTATAAAAATGCCGTAGATGATTTTACATATGCAATTCAACGAAACAATACTTTTGCAGAGGCATATTACAACAGGGGTTTAATCCTTATTTTTCAGAACGAAAACAAAATAGGTTGCCTGGATCTAAGTAAGGCAGGAGAATTGGGAATCCCAAATGCTTATTCGGTAATGAAACGTTATTGTCATCAATAA
- a CDS encoding DMT family transporter, giving the protein MTNYYGEYAALLTAFFWTITAMAFEVATKRVGTYSVNMIRLTFAFILLATLSYFRRGMLLPMDASTHAWVWLSVSGLVGFVLGDLFLFASYPIISSRTAMLFMTLAPPLAAIFGFFVLGEVMTLLSILGMILVVSGIAIAIWSKPEGSKKRSLNIPIKGAIFASLGALGQAGGLVLSKYGMRDYDPFAATQIRIIAGVIGFMIVISLLRKWKNVITTFSNTKAISRIGIGSFFGPFLGVSFSLIAVQNTSAGIASTLMAIVPVLIIVPSVMIFKQKITPREIFGAILSVGGVILFFV; this is encoded by the coding sequence ATGACTAATTACTATGGCGAATACGCCGCACTGTTAACAGCTTTTTTCTGGACCATCACAGCCATGGCTTTTGAAGTGGCCACCAAACGTGTTGGCACTTATTCGGTGAATATGATTCGTTTAACATTCGCATTCATTTTGTTAGCAACGCTTTCTTATTTTAGAAGGGGAATGCTTTTGCCAATGGATGCCAGCACCCATGCTTGGGTTTGGCTCTCCGTTTCAGGATTGGTTGGTTTTGTATTGGGCGACCTTTTCTTATTCGCCTCCTACCCTATTATAAGCTCCAGAACTGCTATGTTGTTCATGACACTTGCACCACCCTTAGCGGCTATCTTTGGATTTTTCGTTTTAGGAGAAGTGATGACCCTGCTCAGTATTTTAGGGATGATTCTGGTTGTTTCGGGTATTGCAATTGCAATTTGGAGTAAACCCGAAGGATCAAAGAAACGCAGTCTTAATATTCCGATAAAAGGCGCAATCTTCGCTTCGCTCGGAGCACTCGGTCAGGCCGGAGGTTTAGTTTTAAGTAAATACGGTATGCGTGATTATGATCCATTTGCTGCAACCCAAATACGAATTATCGCAGGAGTGATCGGGTTTATGATCGTCATCAGTTTATTGAGAAAGTGGAAAAATGTAATTACCACATTTTCGAACACAAAAGCCATCAGCCGCATTGGGATAGGTTCATTTTTCGGCCCTTTCCTTGGAGTTTCATTTTCATTGATAGCCGTGCAAAACACAAGTGCCGGTATCGCATCGACACTTATGGCCATTGTACCTGTTTTAATTATTGTTCCAAGCGTAATGATATTTAAACAAAAAATAACCCCAAGGGAAATTTTTGGTGCGATACTCAGTGTAGGTGGAGTAATTTTATTTTTTGTTTAA
- a CDS encoding hemolysin III family protein, with protein sequence MVYKSKKIRRAEEIANSISHAVGIGIALAVVCLLVVFGAIYGNAWHVVSFSVFGASMITLYLASTLFHSAKNLRFKYILNKFDHSAIYILIAGTYTPITLISLKGAFGWVIFGLIWAMAIAGIVFKVWFYTHRWRKLSAWLYVGMGWLIIIAIVPVIQNVPNTSLYFLLAGCLTYSAGVVFYIKKQIPFFHFVFHLFILGGSICHFFAFLYLLPIN encoded by the coding sequence ATGGTTTATAAATCAAAAAAAATAAGAAGAGCTGAAGAAATTGCCAATAGCATTTCTCATGCAGTTGGTATAGGGATAGCATTAGCTGTGGTATGTTTATTGGTGGTTTTTGGTGCGATATATGGGAATGCCTGGCATGTGGTAAGCTTTTCGGTTTTTGGGGCAAGTATGATCACCTTGTATTTAGCCTCTACTTTGTTTCATTCAGCTAAAAATCTACGATTCAAGTATATACTCAATAAGTTTGATCATTCAGCCATTTATATCCTGATTGCAGGAACCTATACCCCGATTACGCTGATCTCATTAAAGGGTGCATTTGGCTGGGTTATATTTGGATTAATCTGGGCCATGGCAATAGCCGGTATCGTTTTTAAAGTTTGGTTTTATACGCATCGATGGCGTAAACTCTCTGCCTGGCTTTATGTAGGGATGGGTTGGCTCATTATTATTGCCATTGTTCCTGTTATTCAGAATGTTCCCAATACTTCACTCTATTTTTTACTGGCAGGCTGCTTAACCTATAGTGCTGGAGTGGTATTCTATATCAAAAAGCAGATTCCATTTTTCCATTTCGTTTTTCACTTGTTTATTTTAGGTGGAAGCATCTGCCATTTCTTTGCATTTTTATATTTACTCCCAATTAATTAA
- a CDS encoding glycosyltransferase family 2 protein has product MPEAIVITPVKDSIETTNLTIQAISKAKGNFKHFIFNDFSQPETKQFLEKAKTEYGFQIIHLEDITSTPSPNYKLVLETAQKMALEKECPLIIIESDVIIKPDTLSGLLEILKIKPKCGLIGAITVDQSGEYNFPYTFEKSKSDEIISTSHSLSFCCTLISTEFLRKFDFKILSQNKDWFDIYISRQSKKLGFNNYLAKGLEVLHLPHSSRPWKHLKYTKPVLYYFKKIFYRRDRI; this is encoded by the coding sequence GACAAATCTTACTATTCAGGCTATTTCCAAAGCAAAAGGAAACTTCAAACATTTCATATTTAATGATTTCAGTCAACCCGAAACCAAACAGTTTCTGGAAAAAGCTAAAACAGAATACGGATTTCAAATCATTCATCTCGAAGATATTACTTCAACTCCTTCGCCCAACTACAAACTTGTGCTTGAAACAGCTCAAAAAATGGCTTTGGAAAAAGAATGTCCCTTAATTATTATTGAATCAGACGTAATTATTAAACCTGACACTTTATCCGGATTGCTCGAAATCTTAAAAATCAAACCGAAATGCGGTTTAATTGGTGCCATTACTGTTGACCAATCGGGCGAATATAACTTTCCGTATACTTTTGAAAAATCCAAAAGCGATGAGATTATAAGTACGTCGCATAGTTTGAGTTTCTGTTGTACACTTATTTCCACTGAATTTCTTCGGAAATTTGACTTTAAAATACTTTCTCAAAACAAAGATTGGTTCGATATCTACATCAGCAGGCAATCAAAAAAACTTGGATTTAACAATTACCTGGCAAAAGGACTTGAAGTTTTGCACCTCCCTCATTCAAGCCGACCGTGGAAGCACTTAAAATACACGAAACCTGTACTCTACTACTTTAAAAAGATATTTTACAGACGCGACCGTATTTAA